Part of the Flavobacteriales bacterium genome is shown below.
GTTTATCGCGTACCCAGTGACCTTCAAAATGAATGGTAGATCCTTGTTCGTCGACCCGGGTTTGATACCAGGTGTTTGAGGCCGGATCATAGGAATTGTAGCTCTTTCCCCTATTTCCGGTGGCCGATGTCCAGTTTTCAGCCAATTCGCACTCGCCGAGAATAAGATCCACCTTGTTTTCACCGATTTGCTTACCCGTAGTGTCGAATACCGACCAATCGCCTATCCAAAAATGGGATTAGCGGTGACCTTCAGTGTCGCAGGGACTTCCGGGCTGCGCCGTTGCAAATCGGCCCGCGAGGGCCAGAACCAATAGAATGCCGATCTTCTTCATGAGCGCAACAATTTCTCTAATTTAGGCTTTCCCAAAGTGAAACACCCAAAATCTATGCGAACCAAGATCCTTTGTTTTTTATTCCTTGTTGGTCTACTCAGCGACATTGGCCATGCTCAAGGGCTTCGGGCCGACATGAACTCCAGTGAGATACGCCTGGCACTCGAGAAATTCGGACACCTCGGAAGCGTCCTTTATTTGGCCGCTCACCCCGACGATGAAAACACGCGACTGATCGCCTACCTCGATAATGGAGCACATGCCAGAACGGCTTATTTATCGCTCACGCGAGGCGATGGAGGACAAAACCTCATAGGAACCGAAAAGGGGGCAGAACTGGGGCTTATCAGAACGCAAGAACTACTCGAAGCGCGTAAGATCGATCGTGGCGAGCAGTTTTTCTCCCGTGCTGTGGACTTCGGATACTCCAAGAACCCGGAAGAAACCTTCGAAATATGGGATAAAGAAAAGGTGCTCGCCGATGCCGTTCGGGTGATCCGGCAGTTCAAGCCCGACATCATTATTACTCGATTTCCACCCAACGAGCGCGCCGGACACGGGCACCATACTGCTTCGGCCATGATCGCCGAAGAGGCCATGGACGCCGCGGCTGACCCGGACTTCATGAAAGATGAACTCGGTGACCTGCCGGCACATCAAGTCATGAGACTCTATTGGAACACCAGCCCTTGGTGGTTTACTGATATTCCTGAGCGCATCGCTGCCGGAGACGAGAAGTTGATCACCGTAGACGTCGGTACGTACAGTCCGTTAATGGGTCAGAGCTATTCGGAGATCGCCGCTGAAAGTCGTTCCATGCACAAGAGTCAAGGATTCGGTGCAAGTAAGGGCAGAGGAGAACAGCTCGAGTACCTCGAGTATATGAAAGGTGATATGGTCACCAATGGCGATCTTTTTCAGAATATTCCGCGTTTCTGGGACGACCTAAAGCACGGAAGTGCCATAGATTTTGCTTGGCGCGAGCTAAAGAACGAATTCGACCCCGTGAATCCGCAACGCATGTTGCCCGATCTCATTCGTCTGAAGGAAATGTTGAGCAATTCAAAGGTCGAGTACGCGGACATGGCCTTTAAGATGAAGGAGCTCGACCGCCTCATTCTCGCTTGTTCGGGGATCTTTGCTGAAGCTACGGCCGATACTTACAGCGTAAGTTCGGGTGAAGAAGTTAAAGTTACCGCACGTGCCATCATGCGGTCCGATGCCATGATATCGGTTCGGGTGGATGCCGGTACCGACAATGACCTGCAGCCGATGCCGAACAACATCTTGTTCGAAGAGGAACTCACTCTTACTGCTCCGGAAAACTATTCGGATCCCTATTGGCTTCGAAAACCTTATCGCGGCGTATTCAGCGTCGAAGACCCGCATATGATCGGCAAGCCTGAAACACCGGCAGCTTTGTCTGTGTGGTTCTATTTCAATGTCGAAGGGGAGGAGATCGCCGTTTCATTGCCCGTAGAGTACAAGTGGACCGACCGGGTGCGTGGCGAGTTGTATAGGCCCGTGAACGTTTTGCCGCCCATTACGGCCACCTTTACCAAGGACAACTACATCTTCACCAGCAATTCACCGCGATCGGTCGAAATCTTGGTCAAGAACCACAGCAATACCGATCGCACTGCCGTAGTGGAACCTTGTATTCCAAAGGGGTGGGAGGTGCGCCCTCAGCGGGCGGATGTTACCCTTCGTGCCGCAGGCACAGAAAAGAGGTTAAAATTCGAAATCACCCCGAGTGAAGAGGCGTCTGAATCGGCTTTCAGTGCGTTGGTATATGTCGATGGCGACACCTTGGATCTCGGATTCAGTCAGATCGATCACGAGCATATCGAGATTCAAACCGTGTTGCCTCGGAACGATGTAAAGGCCGTGCACATTGCCGTTGACGTCGTGGGCGACAAGATTGGGTATATCATGGGGGCGGGCGACGATGTTCCGGCCGGATTGCAACAGCTGGGCTACGAAGTGCTACTGCTCGATGAGGAGAATATTTCTACGGTGGATCTATCCGAATATCAGGCGATCATCGCCGGTATAAGGGCGTACAACACGCTGGATTGGCTCAAGTATCAAAAGGACCTGCTTATGGCGTACGTGGAGCAGGGTGGGAACTACATCGTACAGTACAATACCAACCGCGGTGTGGATCCGGCCGATATGGGTCCATATACCTTCGAGTTGAGCCGCGATCGCGTTACGGACGAATACAGCGATGTGACGTTCCTGGCTCCCGAGCATCCCATCATGACCACGCCGAACAAGATCACTCAGGCCGATTTCGAGGGGTGGGTGCAAGAGCGCGGTTTGTATTACCCGGTGAACTGGAGCGCGGAATATACCCCCTTGCTACGCTGGGCCGATGAGGGCGAGTCCGATAAGGATGGGGTGCTGATCGCGGCCGACTACGGCCGTGGAGCATTTATCTATACCGGGATATCATTCTTTCGGGAGATTCCGGCCGGAGTACCGGGTGCCTTCCGATTACTAGCGAATATCGTCAGCTATGAACCCGGCCAACATGACTGAGCCTTCGAATAAACCTCCCGGATTCAAGACTTGGCCGCGCATGTACGTTTTTGTGCTTTCGGTCATGGTAGTACAGGTAATACTGTACCTGTGGATCACTTTATCGTATAGCTGATGCAAACCCTCGATTGGATCGTGCTGTTCGGCACGCTGCTCACCATTGTTGGTTACGGAACCTGGAAAACGCGCCGACAGAGCGGGCTCGACAGCTACCTCAAAGGCGATAATCAGATGCGTTGGGCCACTATTGGCCTATCTATCATGGCCACTCAAGCGTCGGCCATTACCTTTTTGAGTACGCCCGGAAAGGCCTATGAATCGGGCATGGAGTTCGTTCAGTTCTATATCGGACTTCCTATTGCCATGGTGATCTTATCGGCATTTGTATTACCTCTGTACTACAAACTAAAGGTCTATACCGCCTACGAGTACCTCGAATCACGGTTCGATCTCAAAACGCGCCTTTTCACGGCTTTTTTGTTCCTGGTGCAAAGAGGATTGGCTGCCGGAATCACCATCTACGCGCCGGCGATCATATTGTCGACCATGCTCGGCTGGAACCTCACCTTTACTAATCTGTTCGTCGGGATACTCGTGATTATTTACACCGTTTCGGGCGGAACGCGCGCCGTTAGCCTCACTCAAAAATGGCAGATGGCCATTATTATGGGTGGCATGTTCATCGCATTCGGCATCTTGCTCAACAGCTTGCCGGATGGGATGGGAGTAGCCGAAGCCACGGACGTGGCCGGATTCATGGGTCGCATGAACGTGATCAACACCGAGGTAAGCCTCGATAACCGATACACCATCTGGTCGGGGATCTTCGGCGGTGTATTCCTGTTCCTCAGTTACTTCGGCACCGATCAAAGTCAGGTTCAACGTTACCTGGGCGGACGCGACCTCACAGAAAGTCGCATGGGACTCATGTTCAACGGACTGCTCAAAGTGCCCATGCAATTTTTCATCCTTTTCGTTGGAGTCATGATCTTCGTCTTTTACCAGTTCGAAAAACCACCCATCTTCTTCAATAAGGCGGCGCAGGACAAGGTCATTCACTCGTCCTCAGCTCCCGATCTAGCAGTGCTTAACCTCGAGTATGACTTTATTTGGAACCAAAAACGCGAAGCTCAGGAAGAGCTGGTTTTGGCCCTACGGGCCGATGATGATGCCGCTGCTCAATTGGCGAGCGAACGTGTCAATCGACTTCAAGGGGAGTTAGAACGCGTCCGTATCGAATACAAGGCCGAGGTCAACGTCGCAGACCCTAGCCTCGAGACCAAGGATTACGACTATGTGTTCATCACTTGGGTTATGGCCTACCTGCCAACCGGTTTGGTCGGACTCCTTTTTGCCGTTATTTTCTCCGCCGCGATGAGTTCTACGTCGAGCGAATTAAACGCCTTGGCCAGCACTACGGTTATCGATTTTTATAAGTGCCTTGTGAATAACGACGCCAGTCAACGCCATTATTTAATGGTGAGTAAAATGTCGACTATTGGCTGGGGAGTTTTTGCGATTCTATTTGCCGTTTACACCAAACGGTTCGAAAACTTGATCGAAGCCGTGAATATCTTGGGATCGCTGTTCTACGGAACTGTGTTGGGGGTATTCTTGGTCGGATTCTTCTTTAAGTTCATTAGAGCCACCCCGGTATTCATCGCTGCGGTTATCGCAGAAACTGGCGTAATCTTCACCTATTTCTACTTCGGAAATGATGTGGGGTTCTTGTGGTATAACTTCATCGGATGCGCAGCGGTAATCACTATCGCTATTTTGCTCAACTCTGTAGGTCGATCAAAGTCTCCTTGATGATCGGGCGCAAACCGCTCAAAAAGAACTCTACGGCGATCACCATCACTATGAGTCCCATGATACGCATGAGCATCTTAGCTCCCGTATCGCCCAATACGCGCAAAATTTGATTGGCGCTGATCAAGAGCATTAAGGTGATCACACAAACGACGAAAATACCTCCGTAAAATGCTATGATATCGAGGTACGAGTCGGCTTGCTCTTTCAGAACAATGGCATTCGTAATGGCCCCTGGCCCCGTGATCATTGGAACGGCAAGCGGTGTAATCGAAATATCCCCTACGTATTCTTTGACCTTTTTACTGGGCACTTTGGTTCTTTGTAAGCGGGCTTGCAACATGTCCTGACCTACCATGAAGAAGATGATCCCACCTACGATCCGGAAGGAGTGAACTGATATCCCGAAAAATTCGAATAATACTTGACCAGAAAGCGAAAAGAGCACCATGGTTATGAAGGATACGATCATGGCTTTTTGCGCGGTATTCCTCCGTGCAACATTGTCCAACCCATCGGTCATGGTCAAAAAGATGGGCAAAACCCCTAAGGGGTTGATCACCGTAAAGAAACTAGTGAAAACGACCAAAAAGAAGCTCCACTCCTGAGACATGGCGGATAGGCTTTAGCGTGTGCAAAGTTTAAAATAAAAAAACCGCTGCCCAAAAATGAACAGCGGCTTTGTTTGTTCGGGAAGGGTAGTTTACCAAGCCTTCATTTCTTCCATCAACCCGGCTCCGTACGTGAACTCGCGGCCATCGGCCTTGGCGCTTTCTTCACCTTTGCGGATCGCCTCCTTGCCTACGATCTTGGCACTTTTGTTTTGTCCGTCCGCGTGTAACAATTCCGCCTTAACCCAGTAGGTGTACCAGCTTTCGTCACCACCTTCTGCCAAAGACTTATTGATCCACTCAATTCCTTGCTTGAGGTCTTGACCACTATTGAGGCAGTAGTTCGCAGCATTGCGATATGTGCTCCAAGTAGGCTCCGAAGCCAATGCATTTTTGATGTTCTCTAACGCGCGCTCGTGCACTTCAACAGAAAGCGGTGCGGCAACATGGTAGTTGTCCCACATAATGTTGAGTTTGCCACCTTTTCCTTCATCATCGAAGTCGCTGAACCAGAACTCCATGCGCTCTGTCTTCATTTCTTCTA
Proteins encoded:
- a CDS encoding PIG-L family deacetylase, with the translated sequence MRTKILCFLFLVGLLSDIGHAQGLRADMNSSEIRLALEKFGHLGSVLYLAAHPDDENTRLIAYLDNGAHARTAYLSLTRGDGGQNLIGTEKGAELGLIRTQELLEARKIDRGEQFFSRAVDFGYSKNPEETFEIWDKEKVLADAVRVIRQFKPDIIITRFPPNERAGHGHHTASAMIAEEAMDAAADPDFMKDELGDLPAHQVMRLYWNTSPWWFTDIPERIAAGDEKLITVDVGTYSPLMGQSYSEIAAESRSMHKSQGFGASKGRGEQLEYLEYMKGDMVTNGDLFQNIPRFWDDLKHGSAIDFAWRELKNEFDPVNPQRMLPDLIRLKEMLSNSKVEYADMAFKMKELDRLILACSGIFAEATADTYSVSSGEEVKVTARAIMRSDAMISVRVDAGTDNDLQPMPNNILFEEELTLTAPENYSDPYWLRKPYRGVFSVEDPHMIGKPETPAALSVWFYFNVEGEEIAVSLPVEYKWTDRVRGELYRPVNVLPPITATFTKDNYIFTSNSPRSVEILVKNHSNTDRTAVVEPCIPKGWEVRPQRADVTLRAAGTEKRLKFEITPSEEASESAFSALVYVDGDTLDLGFSQIDHEHIEIQTVLPRNDVKAVHIAVDVVGDKIGYIMGAGDDVPAGLQQLGYEVLLLDEENISTVDLSEYQAIIAGIRAYNTLDWLKYQKDLLMAYVEQGGNYIVQYNTNRGVDPADMGPYTFELSRDRVTDEYSDVTFLAPEHPIMTTPNKITQADFEGWVQERGLYYPVNWSAEYTPLLRWADEGESDKDGVLIAADYGRGAFIYTGISFFREIPAGVPGAFRLLANIVSYEPGQHD
- a CDS encoding sodium:solute symporter, with the translated sequence MQTLDWIVLFGTLLTIVGYGTWKTRRQSGLDSYLKGDNQMRWATIGLSIMATQASAITFLSTPGKAYESGMEFVQFYIGLPIAMVILSAFVLPLYYKLKVYTAYEYLESRFDLKTRLFTAFLFLVQRGLAAGITIYAPAIILSTMLGWNLTFTNLFVGILVIIYTVSGGTRAVSLTQKWQMAIIMGGMFIAFGILLNSLPDGMGVAEATDVAGFMGRMNVINTEVSLDNRYTIWSGIFGGVFLFLSYFGTDQSQVQRYLGGRDLTESRMGLMFNGLLKVPMQFFILFVGVMIFVFYQFEKPPIFFNKAAQDKVIHSSSAPDLAVLNLEYDFIWNQKREAQEELVLALRADDDAAAQLASERVNRLQGELERVRIEYKAEVNVADPSLETKDYDYVFITWVMAYLPTGLVGLLFAVIFSAAMSSTSSELNALASTTVIDFYKCLVNNDASQRHYLMVSKMSTIGWGVFAILFAVYTKRFENLIEAVNILGSLFYGTVLGVFLVGFFFKFIRATPVFIAAVIAETGVIFTYFYFGNDVGFLWYNFIGCAAVITIAILLNSVGRSKSP
- a CDS encoding NAAT family transporter; its protein translation is MSQEWSFFLVVFTSFFTVINPLGVLPIFLTMTDGLDNVARRNTAQKAMIVSFITMVLFSLSGQVLFEFFGISVHSFRIVGGIIFFMVGQDMLQARLQRTKVPSKKVKEYVGDISITPLAVPMITGPGAITNAIVLKEQADSYLDIIAFYGGIFVVCVITLMLLISANQILRVLGDTGAKMLMRIMGLIVMVIAVEFFLSGLRPIIKETLIDLQS
- a CDS encoding DUF2911 domain-containing protein is translated as MKKLLFAAALCGFFMFDSVAQDLPQPSPAAMVKQRIGLTDFSVEYSRPGVKGREVFDSLVPYGEVWRTGANKANQFTSSTNFMFGDTEVEAGTYSLFTIPGEKECVIILNSETELWGTGEYNSENDVARYTAEVHRIDIEEMKTERMEFWFSDFDDEGKGGKLNIMWDNYHVAAPLSVEVHERALENIKNALASEPTWSTYRNAANYCLNSGQDLKQGIEWINKSLAEGGDESWYTYWVKAELLHADGQNKSAKIVGKEAIRKGEESAKADGREFTYGAGLMEEMKAW